One genomic window of Leptospira perdikensis includes the following:
- a CDS encoding ribonuclease HII yields the protein MGCVSFDLQTLEKIKNGEILKGLRDSKKIPEPKRIELRTEILKYVSYYRVTFVSAKFIDRFNINQAIFYGMNRCLPIHLPLLASKNKENENSNATTPSGKEKISQSEDQLLDTKPFLLADGNYKLKITKPIEGYFSLPKGDDLIPSISAASILAKTYRDEYMEKMDLKHPGYGFAKHKGYGTEEHREALGKLGISPIHRLSFCKFLRKEGSEPTLF from the coding sequence GTGGGTTGTGTTTCCTTTGATCTCCAGACCTTGGAAAAAATCAAAAACGGTGAAATCCTAAAAGGACTTCGTGATTCCAAAAAGATTCCTGAACCCAAACGAATCGAACTCCGTACAGAAATCCTAAAATATGTTTCTTATTATCGTGTGACTTTTGTGAGTGCAAAGTTCATTGACCGGTTCAATATCAATCAGGCCATTTTTTATGGTATGAACCGGTGTTTGCCGATTCATCTCCCACTATTGGCATCCAAGAATAAGGAGAATGAAAATTCGAATGCGACCACTCCTTCCGGCAAAGAAAAGATAAGTCAGAGCGAAGACCAATTATTAGATACGAAACCATTTCTTCTCGCCGATGGAAATTATAAACTAAAGATCACAAAACCCATCGAAGGTTATTTTTCTCTTCCGAAGGGGGACGATTTGATTCCTTCCATTTCGGCTGCCTCCATTCTTGCCAAAACCTATCGAGATGAATATATGGAAAAAATGGATTTAAAACACCCAGGTTATGGGTTTGCCAAACACAAAGGGTATGGAACCGAAGAACATCGGGAAGCTCTGGGAAAACTCGGAATTTCTCCCATTCATAGGTTGAGTTTTTGTAAATTCCTCCGAAAGGAAGGGAGTGAGCCCACTCTTTTCTAA
- a CDS encoding EscU/YscU/HrcU family type III secretion system export apparatus switch protein, which yields MKQKMAALAYDPALHMAPKLVAKAEGRFAENLIRIARESGVLIIQDEVMVQTLDHLPNGKEIPRDLYDAVAAVFRILVLERQKKNN from the coding sequence ATGAAACAAAAAATGGCTGCCCTTGCTTATGATCCAGCCCTCCATATGGCACCAAAACTCGTTGCGAAAGCTGAAGGAAGATTTGCTGAGAATTTGATTCGTATCGCGCGTGAGTCAGGTGTTCTTATCATTCAAGATGAAGTGATGGTACAAACCTTAGATCATCTCCCTAATGGGAAAGAAATTCCAAGGGATTTGTATGATGCAGTAGCAGCAGTGTTTCGAATCCTTGTTTTAGAGAGACAAAAGAAAAACAATTGA
- a CDS encoding YraN family protein, whose protein sequence is MREKTKWGKVGEDIAAEYLESIGHLILFRNYRKSFGELDIISIWHDSLHCSEVKAWNESSGFHPLECFHETKRRRMRKVYYYLLTEIPAFCHLTPSFNLIHISEKKEVRFYSSIF, encoded by the coding sequence ATGCGAGAAAAAACAAAGTGGGGAAAGGTCGGCGAGGACATCGCAGCCGAATACTTGGAGTCAATTGGGCATTTGATTCTTTTTCGGAATTACCGGAAGTCTTTTGGTGAATTAGACATAATTAGTATTTGGCACGATTCTTTACATTGTTCTGAGGTAAAGGCCTGGAACGAAAGTAGCGGATTTCATCCCTTAGAATGCTTTCATGAGACAAAACGCCGTAGAATGCGGAAGGTATATTACTATTTACTAACGGAGATTCCTGCTTTTTGTCACCTAACACCTTCGTTTAATTTGATCCATATCTCTGAAAAAAAGGAAGTTCGTTTTTATTCGTCAATCTTCTAA
- a CDS encoding HD domain-containing phosphohydrolase has protein sequence MRKISIRDLEPGSKYTKSIYLDKDTVFVGADQPITQQDLDRLVQFGITFVLTDGEKVMADGGDKTAPGQGPGYFDTNLPFYQDDENSTRFKYLLEKANTTKVEFNAVFKDCFDLVQKTYRSASEGRYTEIREFREIAERIADHTKANAQIPILLLSHSHSGYYLYTHICYATFFSVMLGNFLEFSRPKLIDLALASLFADIGMVTVPEEVSEKKGTLSELDLKTIKRHPVTGYQILTQRLKLKNSLAIVALQHHEAVDGSGYPQRILANQIEELTKVFMIADQFAAMIHPRPYRQAILPYEAMKIMISENVNRFDLKMVRLFLNKLSMFPVGSGVILSDLRMGMVIESNKDKPLRPVVRVTKDTEGKRLKHLEFVDLMKDLNLYIQQAIPFSQIY, from the coding sequence ATGCGGAAAATCTCTATACGTGACTTAGAACCTGGATCCAAGTATACTAAGTCAATTTATCTAGATAAGGATACAGTTTTTGTCGGTGCCGACCAACCTATCACACAACAAGACTTAGACCGCTTGGTCCAATTTGGAATTACCTTTGTGTTAACTGATGGAGAAAAGGTGATGGCTGATGGAGGGGATAAAACCGCTCCAGGACAAGGACCCGGATATTTTGATACCAACCTTCCTTTTTATCAGGATGATGAAAACTCGACAAGGTTCAAATATCTATTAGAGAAAGCCAATACCACTAAAGTTGAGTTTAATGCCGTTTTTAAAGATTGTTTTGATTTGGTCCAAAAAACGTATAGGTCAGCATCTGAGGGCCGTTATACGGAGATAAGGGAATTTCGGGAAATTGCCGAACGGATTGCAGACCATACCAAGGCCAATGCACAGATCCCCATTTTACTTTTATCTCATTCCCATTCTGGTTATTATTTATACACTCATATTTGTTATGCGACTTTTTTTTCCGTCATGCTCGGAAACTTTTTAGAGTTTTCTCGGCCTAAACTGATTGATTTGGCCCTCGCATCTCTTTTTGCCGACATTGGAATGGTGACGGTTCCCGAAGAAGTTTCCGAAAAAAAAGGGACCCTCTCCGAACTGGATCTCAAAACCATCAAACGCCATCCGGTGACCGGTTACCAAATTCTTACCCAAAGATTGAAGTTAAAAAACTCTCTCGCCATTGTGGCTTTACAACATCATGAAGCAGTCGATGGTTCCGGTTATCCACAGAGAATTTTAGCCAACCAAATTGAAGAACTCACAAAAGTATTTATGATCGCGGATCAATTCGCTGCAATGATCCATCCAAGACCATATAGACAGGCCATCCTTCCTTATGAAGCTATGAAGATTATGATTAGCGAAAACGTGAACCGTTTTGATTTAAAAATGGTAAGGTTGTTTTTAAATAAACTTTCTATGTTCCCTGTAGGGTCCGGAGTCATTCTTTCTGACCTAAGAATGGGTATGGTCATTGAATCCAATAAAGACAAACCCCTTCGCCCGGTAGTACGGGTGACAAAAGATACAGAAGGCAAACGCCTCAAACATTTAGAATTTGTGGATCTTATGAAAGACCTGAATCTCTATATCCAACAAGCCATTCCTTTTTCACAGATATATTAA
- the fmt gene encoding methionyl-tRNA formyltransferase: protein MKLSIGYFGSPEHSKELLSILIDAGFTVDFVVTNIDKPVGRKQIITPTPVKELAITKGIPVIQSPKLRTDEEAQKQILSYGSPVHIVYAYGSIVPEIVFQDPKFGSINLHGSLLPKYRGASPVQSFLLSGEENSGFTIQFLAKEVDSGDIISQKSWKVESAETTASLLQSITKEGGAELIQLLRELESKESPWVAKPQKAAEATHCKKITASDRPVNWSEPAKNIHNRIRALYPDPLAVTEFRGKKLILITSFLLKEGEEPVPIPPDLPPGSFFLYQKKRLFCLCGDGNLLGIDTLQPEGKKPMKGFEFFNGARVLAGESFT from the coding sequence ATGAAACTTTCAATTGGATACTTTGGATCTCCAGAACACTCCAAGGAATTACTTTCTATCTTAATCGATGCTGGGTTTACCGTCGACTTTGTTGTGACCAATATCGACAAACCAGTGGGAAGAAAACAAATCATCACACCAACTCCCGTAAAGGAACTGGCCATAACAAAGGGAATCCCTGTCATCCAATCTCCGAAACTCCGAACCGATGAAGAAGCTCAAAAACAAATTTTATCTTACGGTTCTCCTGTTCATATTGTGTATGCCTATGGATCGATTGTTCCAGAAATTGTGTTCCAAGATCCCAAATTTGGAAGCATCAACCTACATGGAAGTTTGCTCCCGAAATACCGTGGTGCTTCCCCGGTTCAAAGTTTTCTTTTGAGTGGCGAGGAGAATTCCGGATTTACGATTCAATTTTTAGCAAAGGAAGTAGACTCAGGGGATATCATTTCTCAAAAGTCGTGGAAGGTGGAAAGTGCAGAAACCACCGCATCTCTTTTGCAGTCGATTACCAAGGAAGGGGGAGCCGAACTCATTCAGCTTTTGCGAGAATTAGAATCCAAAGAATCCCCTTGGGTGGCAAAACCACAAAAGGCAGCCGAAGCGACCCATTGCAAAAAAATCACTGCAAGCGACCGTCCCGTAAACTGGTCGGAACCGGCAAAAAACATCCACAACCGAATCCGAGCCCTGTATCCCGATCCTTTGGCCGTGACCGAATTTCGGGGAAAAAAACTAATCCTCATCACCTCCTTTCTTTTAAAAGAAGGCGAGGAACCGGTTCCGATTCCGCCGGATCTCCCTCCTGGTTCCTTTTTCCTCTACCAGAAAAAAAGGCTTTTCTGCCTCTGTGGAGACGGAAACCTGCTTGGTATAGATACCTTACAACCCGAAGGGAAAAAACCCATGAAAGGATTTGAGTTTTTCAATGGGGCGCGGGTTTTAGCCGGAGAATCATTTACGTGA
- the rimM gene encoding ribosome maturation factor RimM (Essential for efficient processing of 16S rRNA), which translates to MSTKPSLVKVGVIGSSHGIKGFIKLFTEGDTLSSAKPPLTCTVEDPRGNQSTIQIEEIKPNGNHFLLKLKGFETPETVIKYRGFSLMWKRDELPKPTAGEIYTEDLVGLLAISKETNGSLNYVVTQVIDNPAHPILELKPKNGEGETVLIPFLHQFVGDWNLESKTLEIIGWEQWFEV; encoded by the coding sequence TTGTCGACTAAACCAAGTTTAGTGAAAGTGGGGGTCATCGGATCCTCACATGGAATCAAAGGGTTCATCAAACTTTTTACAGAAGGTGACACCCTAAGTTCTGCAAAACCACCGCTTACCTGCACTGTTGAAGATCCTCGTGGGAACCAGTCCACGATCCAAATCGAAGAAATCAAACCCAACGGAAACCATTTCCTTTTAAAACTAAAAGGTTTTGAAACGCCAGAAACTGTGATCAAATACCGTGGGTTTTCTTTGATGTGGAAAAGGGATGAATTGCCGAAACCTACAGCAGGGGAAATTTATACCGAAGATTTGGTGGGTCTCCTTGCCATCTCCAAAGAAACAAATGGTTCTCTAAATTATGTAGTGACCCAAGTCATTGACAATCCCGCTCATCCCATTTTGGAACTAAAACCAAAAAATGGCGAAGGCGAAACTGTCCTCATTCCTTTTCTACATCAGTTTGTGGGAGATTGGAACTTAGAATCCAAAACCTTAGAAATCATAGGCTGGGAGCAGTGGTTTGAAGTTTAA
- the trmD gene encoding tRNA (guanosine(37)-N1)-methyltransferase TrmD, with protein sequence MKFNFITLFPEKITSYFDTGIPGKAVKQGVVEINTVHLRDFADNKHQKVDDTIYGGGPGMLLQVGPIFRALESLGEDKGKVILLSPSGELFNQTLAREIYESSATITLISGYYEGVDHRVAEHLIDREVAIGNYVISSGDLAALVVADCLSRFVPGFLGKEESLLEESHNETEELEYPQYTKPYDFMGWTVPDVLLGGHHEEIRKWRQKNRKTRNHS encoded by the coding sequence TTGAAGTTTAATTTCATCACTCTTTTCCCAGAAAAAATTACCTCCTATTTTGATACTGGAATCCCAGGGAAAGCGGTGAAACAAGGGGTGGTGGAAATCAACACCGTCCATCTCCGGGACTTTGCAGACAACAAACACCAAAAGGTGGACGATACCATTTACGGAGGTGGGCCGGGGATGCTTTTACAAGTGGGCCCGATTTTCCGGGCTCTAGAATCCCTTGGCGAAGATAAAGGGAAAGTCATCCTTCTCAGTCCCTCGGGAGAATTGTTCAACCAAACGCTTGCTCGCGAAATTTATGAGTCTTCCGCAACCATCACCTTGATTTCAGGCTATTACGAAGGGGTCGACCATCGTGTCGCGGAGCATTTAATTGACAGGGAAGTGGCCATTGGAAACTATGTTATTTCATCGGGGGATTTAGCTGCTCTCGTTGTTGCTGATTGCCTTTCTCGGTTTGTTCCGGGATTTTTAGGAAAAGAAGAAAGTCTTCTAGAAGAGTCGCACAACGAAACGGAAGAATTAGAATACCCCCAATATACAAAACCCTATGATTTTATGGGTTGGACTGTTCCGGATGTGCTCCTCGGTGGACATCATGAAGAGATCCGGAAATGGCGGCAAAAAAACCGCAAAACAAGAAATCATTCTTAG
- a CDS encoding ATP-binding protein, translating into MIPKRAEVGSLLYEWNGTKEIQVEVGIRRGLPNFQILGSATLSTKESRDRIRLALEASGYQFPLETIIINLKPAHIPKRVVSLDLAMAAGILLATEQIPNPPYPVRYLGGLGLDGRILGGKELLPYLWQSPESMDHSFCLPASLEKESLPRGRYQFIEHLEDLKNLPEARPNTRDSVEPTCSLVWDTVHLDPYQMKVFQGLLYSILGSHHSLVLGSPGSGKTMLHRLVEPLLPPKDARDQSDQGIWTSRGEFEIPTNKRPFRSPHHSATEVGLVGGGLPFQPGEISKAYGGVLYLDEALEFKDRILDSLRMPMEDSYLEIVRMNEKTKLKTDFTLMLSANPCPCGNYHSKQTCHCSLQKIRLYLQKISGAFLDRITIFQTLFETTNDRCIKLEEIKMKELLLERFLFRKSRVIPEGEENKIQKILDTEHQTKQLSLRKKKQIISLTRTIADWNLSSRTKEVHIWEAVQYCIGYQWIYSLG; encoded by the coding sequence ATGATCCCCAAACGAGCAGAAGTCGGAAGTCTGTTATACGAATGGAATGGAACGAAAGAAATCCAAGTGGAAGTGGGTATCCGCAGAGGACTTCCTAATTTCCAAATTTTAGGTTCCGCAACTTTATCCACCAAAGAGTCGAGAGACCGTATTCGTTTGGCTTTAGAGGCTTCTGGATACCAATTCCCACTCGAAACCATCATTATCAATTTAAAGCCTGCCCATATTCCCAAACGGGTGGTTTCTTTGGATTTGGCCATGGCTGCTGGCATCCTTCTTGCCACAGAACAAATTCCAAATCCACCATATCCTGTTCGTTATCTCGGTGGTTTGGGTTTGGACGGAAGGATCCTCGGAGGAAAAGAACTACTTCCCTACTTATGGCAAAGTCCTGAGTCAATGGATCATTCTTTTTGCCTTCCTGCATCCTTAGAAAAAGAATCTCTCCCTCGTGGAAGGTATCAATTTATAGAACACTTGGAAGACTTAAAAAACCTACCTGAGGCAAGACCGAACACAAGAGATTCAGTGGAACCCACCTGCTCTTTAGTTTGGGATACGGTCCACTTGGATCCTTACCAAATGAAAGTCTTTCAAGGACTGCTTTATTCTATCCTGGGAAGCCACCATAGTTTGGTTTTAGGAAGTCCAGGATCAGGAAAGACAATGCTCCACAGACTGGTGGAACCCTTACTCCCACCAAAAGATGCGAGAGACCAGAGTGACCAAGGCATTTGGACCTCTCGTGGTGAATTTGAAATCCCCACAAACAAAAGACCTTTCCGATCCCCTCACCACTCAGCAACAGAAGTGGGACTTGTTGGCGGTGGACTTCCTTTCCAACCAGGTGAGATCTCCAAGGCCTACGGAGGAGTTCTTTATTTGGATGAAGCACTGGAATTCAAAGACCGTATTTTAGATAGTCTACGGATGCCCATGGAAGACTCCTATTTGGAGATAGTCCGGATGAATGAAAAAACAAAACTTAAAACCGATTTTACTCTGATGTTATCAGCAAACCCCTGCCCTTGTGGGAACTATCACAGTAAGCAGACTTGCCATTGTTCCCTACAGAAGATTCGTCTGTATTTACAAAAAATCAGTGGTGCCTTTCTCGATCGAATCACCATCTTTCAAACATTATTCGAAACAACAAATGATCGATGTATCAAACTAGAAGAAATAAAAATGAAAGAACTTCTATTAGAGCGTTTTTTGTTTCGGAAATCAAGAGTGATCCCCGAGGGAGAGGAAAATAAAATTCAAAAAATCTTAGATACAGAACACCAAACCAAACAACTATCCTTACGAAAGAAAAAACAAATCATTTCTTTAACAAGGACCATTGCTGATTGGAATCTCTCCTCCCGAACAAAGGAAGTACACATCTGGGAGGCAGTTCAATACTGTATCGGTTACCAGTGGATTTATAGTTTAGGGTAA
- the rplS gene encoding 50S ribosomal protein L19: protein MNQILETALAGEAKNELNFEIGDTVKVHYKIVESGKERVQVYEGIVISIANKSQSKTFTVRRVSYDIGVERIFPLHSPRIAKIELVRKGSVRRAKLFYLRDKKGKAGRIKERKGGQAIVAKDKKRQDEASKAALAQAKAAEAPSA, encoded by the coding sequence ATGAATCAGATTCTAGAAACAGCACTCGCAGGCGAAGCAAAGAACGAACTTAATTTCGAAATTGGTGATACTGTAAAAGTTCACTACAAAATCGTTGAATCTGGTAAAGAGCGGGTTCAGGTTTACGAAGGTATTGTGATCTCTATTGCAAACAAATCACAAAGCAAAACCTTTACTGTAAGACGAGTTTCTTATGATATCGGAGTGGAAAGAATTTTCCCACTTCATAGCCCAAGAATTGCAAAGATTGAACTCGTTCGTAAAGGATCTGTTCGTCGTGCAAAACTTTTCTATCTCCGTGATAAAAAAGGAAAAGCGGGACGTATCAAAGAAAGAAAAGGCGGTCAAGCGATCGTTGCGAAAGATAAAAAGAGACAGGATGAGGCTTCTAAAGCCGCTCTTGCACAAGCAAAAGCTGCAGAAGCACCTAGCGCATAA
- the rpe gene encoding ribulose-phosphate 3-epimerase has translation MKISASILAAKLTGLSQELPTYKKENIDLIHIDVMDGNFVPQISFGEAFTKEVKSHTNIPLDVHLMVSNPELHVPKYFDLNPYCITFHIETTNFSVRLAEEIRKAGIKVGVSLNPQTSPESISQILPYLDLVLLMTVDPGFYGQSFVKSGFEKIAAVRKLTKPYNIELEVDGGVNESNMEELAKLGVDITVVGSGLYKTGDPNAQGKKLKDLAASARTRS, from the coding sequence ATGAAAATTTCTGCATCAATCCTCGCAGCAAAACTTACGGGACTTTCACAAGAGCTTCCCACATACAAAAAAGAAAATATCGACCTCATCCATATTGATGTGATGGACGGAAACTTTGTTCCTCAAATTTCTTTTGGTGAAGCTTTTACCAAGGAAGTTAAATCCCATACTAATATTCCTTTAGATGTTCATCTTATGGTAAGTAATCCGGAACTCCATGTTCCCAAATACTTTGACCTCAATCCTTATTGTATTACTTTCCATATTGAAACTACGAATTTTTCAGTAAGACTTGCGGAAGAGATCCGAAAGGCCGGAATCAAAGTGGGAGTATCGCTCAACCCACAAACTTCACCGGAATCCATCTCGCAAATCCTCCCTTATTTGGATCTTGTATTACTCATGACAGTGGATCCTGGATTTTATGGGCAATCTTTCGTAAAATCAGGATTTGAAAAAATTGCTGCCGTTCGGAAACTCACCAAACCTTACAATATTGAATTGGAAGTGGATGGGGGAGTGAACGAATCCAATATGGAGGAGCTTGCAAAACTCGGTGTGGACATTACGGTTGTGGGTTCAGGGCTTTATAAAACAGGGGACCCAAATGCACAGGGCAAAAAATTAAAGGATCTCGCTGCAAGTGCTAGAACTCGCTCTTGA
- the rpsP gene encoding 30S ribosomal protein S16 has translation MVKLRLQRTGTKADPHYRIVAADIRAPRDGKFIEAIGHFHPTTSSVKKATFNEEKTLSWLKKGAQPTDTVLALLKKDDVWSKFKG, from the coding sequence TTGGTTAAATTAAGATTACAAAGAACGGGAACAAAAGCAGACCCGCACTATCGCATCGTAGCAGCTGATATCCGTGCTCCGCGTGACGGAAAGTTCATTGAAGCGATTGGGCACTTTCACCCAACTACTTCTTCTGTGAAAAAAGCAACTTTCAATGAAGAAAAAACACTTTCTTGGCTTAAAAAAGGTGCACAACCTACTGATACAGTTCTTGCTCTTTTGAAAAAAGACGACGTTTGGTCAAAGTTCAAAGGTTAA
- a CDS encoding PASTA domain-containing protein codes for MKEKFLKILPYSGYVLFVGLGLLVFFVAAFMVVVVRTKEEQKVMMPYVIGKNYIEVHNELQRLQLKVRLETQRIPEKTDGIILAQSIDPGKEVEAGSKLYLTVNIGFDRVTIPDVKGQDLKRAKAILEKVLSGEVYVPLQIGGITYVPAVGDEPADTIVDQIPGPGKETHSGEKIYLLVTEPNTEKKSNQSSNDSLDSTKFVGTPVPFVVDYLLRKKIPYRLKEATKPEFRDLHGLVSSFELKPTGAEVGAFFLNPSETFVQDYEFLEYEVDDDDLYSAKISYTKPGDDTEVEKEIFISQKLKEDEPVRFLIHRAGNVKVTLTGKETGVAKVWKLKGTY; via the coding sequence GTGAAAGAAAAGTTTCTAAAAATCCTACCTTACAGTGGTTATGTTCTATTTGTTGGTTTAGGACTCCTTGTTTTTTTTGTGGCTGCTTTTATGGTCGTAGTCGTACGAACCAAAGAAGAACAAAAGGTGATGATGCCTTATGTGATTGGTAAAAACTACATTGAGGTTCATAACGAATTACAAAGACTCCAACTTAAAGTCCGTTTAGAAACCCAAAGAATTCCCGAAAAAACCGATGGGATCATTCTTGCACAATCCATTGATCCGGGTAAGGAAGTGGAAGCCGGATCCAAACTCTATCTCACTGTTAATATTGGATTTGATCGAGTCACTATCCCCGACGTCAAAGGCCAGGATCTCAAACGAGCCAAGGCCATTTTAGAAAAAGTACTTTCTGGCGAGGTGTATGTACCTCTACAAATTGGTGGGATCACTTATGTGCCAGCTGTGGGTGATGAACCGGCTGATACCATCGTTGACCAAATTCCCGGTCCTGGTAAAGAAACACATTCTGGTGAAAAAATCTATTTACTCGTAACTGAGCCAAATACAGAAAAAAAGTCCAACCAATCCTCAAATGATTCATTAGATTCCACAAAGTTCGTGGGAACTCCGGTTCCTTTTGTAGTGGATTATTTATTACGCAAAAAAATTCCTTATCGTTTGAAAGAAGCCACCAAGCCGGAGTTTCGTGACTTACATGGTCTCGTTTCTTCCTTTGAATTAAAACCGACTGGGGCGGAAGTTGGTGCTTTCTTTTTAAATCCATCCGAGACATTTGTTCAAGATTACGAATTTCTTGAGTATGAAGTTGACGACGATGATTTATATTCAGCTAAAATCAGTTATACGAAGCCCGGCGATGATACGGAAGTCGAAAAAGAAATTTTTATCAGTCAAAAACTAAAAGAAGATGAACCGGTCCGTTTTCTCATCCATAGAGCGGGGAATGTAAAGGTTACTTTGACTGGTAAAGAAACCGGTGTAGCCAAGGTTTGGAAATTAAAGGGAACTTATTAA
- a CDS encoding KH domain-containing protein translates to MESLVRYIVTSLVDQPEQVAVNQVPGEEETVIELRVAAKDLGKVIGKNGRIAKSLRTVLQAAGTKQGKNYTLEIVD, encoded by the coding sequence ATGGAATCCTTAGTTCGTTATATCGTTACATCTCTCGTTGACCAACCAGAACAAGTGGCTGTCAATCAAGTCCCCGGAGAGGAAGAAACAGTGATCGAACTTCGGGTAGCAGCGAAAGACCTAGGTAAGGTGATCGGAAAAAACGGAAGGATTGCAAAATCTTTGCGAACTGTTTTACAAGCAGCCGGAACCAAACAAGGCAAAAACTATACTTTAGAAATTGTCGACTAA